A region of Chitinophaga horti DNA encodes the following proteins:
- a CDS encoding DUF5602 domain-containing protein — translation MKKILAALVLLAAVFTSCEKDDSKGGTFKGPEVKLHDGKAWTWVKLDDKGDPLQIGVTITDAAFNSVPMPNGEMPGHDPMNSFSLKVPAKASVLPFKHIGLDWNPAGHEPPGIYDKPHFDYHFYMISEAERLAIPTYDQDSLKFKNSPAAGYLPASYVNFGGGVPQMGAHWVDINTPEIKPPFNFTETFFYGSYNGKVTFYEPMITHDFIKGVNGAFHRDIPQPTKFQQSGYYPTKSSVIKKNGVIEVILDGFVYKTAS, via the coding sequence ATGAAAAAGATCCTGGCGGCCCTGGTGCTGCTGGCGGCTGTGTTTACCTCCTGCGAAAAAGACGATAGCAAGGGAGGCACTTTTAAAGGCCCCGAAGTAAAATTACATGATGGCAAAGCGTGGACCTGGGTAAAACTTGACGATAAAGGCGATCCGCTGCAAATCGGCGTTACCATTACCGATGCGGCGTTTAACAGCGTACCCATGCCTAACGGCGAAATGCCCGGCCACGACCCCATGAACAGTTTTTCGCTGAAAGTACCTGCTAAAGCCAGCGTACTGCCATTCAAACACATTGGCCTGGACTGGAACCCCGCTGGTCACGAACCTCCCGGCATTTACGACAAGCCGCATTTCGACTATCACTTTTACATGATCAGCGAAGCGGAAAGACTGGCCATTCCAACTTATGACCAGGACAGCCTGAAGTTTAAGAACTCACCCGCTGCAGGCTACCTGCCGGCCAGCTACGTAAACTTTGGTGGTGGCGTACCACAAATGGGCGCGCACTGGGTGGACATCAATACGCCAGAGATCAAGCCGCCGTTCAACTTTACGGAAACGTTCTTCTACGGCAGCTACAATGGCAAAGTAACCTTCTACGAACCGATGATAACACATGACTTCATCAAAGGTGTGAACGGCGCGTTTCACCGCGACATTCCGCAACCCACGAAGTTTCAGCAAAGTGGCTATTATCCCACTAAATCATCTGTCATCAAAAAGAATGGTGTGATCGAAGTAATACTTGACGGTTTCGTTTACAAAACTGCTTCCTAG